The Carassius gibelio isolate Cgi1373 ecotype wild population from Czech Republic chromosome B11, carGib1.2-hapl.c, whole genome shotgun sequence genomic sequence TCTTCTGCAGGTCGTTCTTACCAAATTTTAAGCCAAAATGTGCCCAGATGTCGGCTTTAAAGTAGTTGGAGCATTTTACATTTTCTAGCACTCGCGTCTCGTCTCCCTCTGCCATTGTATGCTACCCACCAAAGCACGTACGCAACAGAAGACATCAGAAAAGCGTCCGAAAAGTACATTATAATTGGTTATGGTCTATTATTGAACTGATACCGAACCGTCTTTGTCTGCATCGTGGTGCATCGTAGAAACAATTAATTTCGGTAGAATTTGCGCTAGAGCTCCCATTTCTAAATGACCTCAATTTTTAACAGCAGTATatatatctaaaattaaaataataaaataagaataaaacaaaataactttatatcaaataaaatacttcataTTTGTCAAACGCTTTTATCTAAAGGGACATGCATTGCGTTCAATCAATACATtgtatgtgttccctgggataccCTTTTGCATTGCTAACACATTGCTCTACCAAATCATGGGCTATAGGAATTCACAGAAATATAATTACACTGATTGATTGATCTGCCTGGCACAAAATGTAACAATGTTTACTCACAAGCTGTGGCACTCCAAGAAAAGGAAACTGCTCCATTACTTCAGCTGCAGGCCTGTCCATAAGCTGTACTCTTTTGAAAAGAGTGCGCTTCATCCGGTTCTTGACTTCAGAGTAACTGGGATTGCTTTTACGCAACTCCAGGGTGATGGCATTAATGTGTTCATGGAAACTTATCTCATCCTCACCCATTACTTCCAGGTCCAACACAATCTGAGGTAGGAAGACAGTATTGTGCAGTACGTAAATATGAATCAAAGTCACAGAATACAATATTTAAGATTGAAACATCAATCTTAAAAACTGAAGTATCACTTAAGGATCACTAAACCAAATACCTCCTGCGAACAAGCAGAATCTTTAAATGCCAATATATCCAATGGTTCTCTTCTACATTTTGCACTCTGAAATAATTGTCAACATGTACTTCATGTTAAGACAAATTTAATCTGCCTTCGACATCAAATTTATTGAACTGAACTTGCCTCTTGTTGTTGACCAAGTTCCTCCGAATCTGTTTGTCCAGCACACTTCCTTTTAATCCCATACTTCTCCTTCATTTGCAGGACGATCGATGAGCTAACCAAGGGaatcctttcttttttaaatttgtttctaaGGCATTCCAACAAGGTATCCTGTAGACacatttataatttctttttaaattgaattttttttttctgtgttagattttttttaatgagcaaTGATCTTAATATTGTCACAATATTAAAAGAACTGCAATATTTTCATACATAACCAGAGGAGCTGCCATCCTTCAAAAATGGAAAGCGGGTGATCAAACTCCCCAGAACATCTCCATACATTTTATGATTTGGGTACCTAAGAAATATAATCAAATACATTATTTCAGTACCCAACAACCAAcaagtttaaagggttagttcacccaaaaatgaaaattctgtcagtaattactcaccctcatgttgttcctaccccgtaagaccttcgttcatcttcggaacacaaattaagatatttttgaagaaatctgacagctggatcactcctccataggctGCTATATGACTGAAACTAGCTGGCCCAGAAAAGTTATTAAAGAGATCATTAATGATCATTTGCGCACTGCGCAAAAACACTAAGTGAACTAACTCAAGAcccagagagaaggaaatgaatagtggaataaagtcgttattttattttaatttttttgcgcacaaaaagtattctcgccactgtagtcacttggactatattaatgatCTCTTTAATACCttttctgggccagcaagtttcaaTCCCTTAAAAGCCTATGGgggagtgatccagctctcagatttcatcaaaaatatcttaatttgtgttccgaagatgaacgaaggtcttacggggtaggaacaacatgagggtgagtaattactgacagaattttacattttgggtgaactaaccctttaatataaaatacatttaacttttataaaatacaatgaaatacaaTACTGTACCAGGTGTGCTTAGTGATGCTGTCAAACAACACTTGAATCAGTAATGCACGGATGTGGGACTTGTCCTTCTTCTTAAAGCCGGGATCCTTCCTCTGCAAAGCTGCTTGCAGTTCAGGGGGAAAGACAGGCAGGTTGTATACTGCTGGCCAAGGTTGGGCAACAAATGAGCCCTCATTCTCACAGGGTTCTTGTCTGTAAACATGAATACAATGTTGAAGTCTTTTATACAGGATTTCATTTTACTTGCCACAATACAGTTTGTTCAAAATTCAAAACAATGATACATACCGAGTACAAGATATTTGAGGCACTTCAGTTTCCAGGCTGTttgaagaaatataaaaatataaattaagataAGGATTTTAAGCTTGGTtagcatttgtttgttttatatttcaacaacaatGATTAATATTTAACAACACAGACTTACTTTTTTAACTTATTAAGCTCCTTCATAAATGTCACCTGATGTTTCATTACAGGAAAAAGTCTTTCCACCATCCTTTCTTTGAGACCCAGCAGAGTCTCTCCATCAATTTGTTgctctgtgtaaaaaaaaaaaaaacaacacattacatattataaagaagaaataataaataagagaGAGACATGCCACAGAGGTACAATATATTTACCTAGAATACTGCACTCTGTGGTATAATGTAATATACTTGGTATCATCATGCACATATGTGTCAAGAGGATGAAATTCTTTCTCCTCCCCTGGCTGCACAAGAATCCACTCCTTCTGGTCCTCCAATTTGAAAGCATGGTAATGTCTTTCAAATGTTATTGGTATCCGCAGCTTGCCGAAGATCATCCAAGCACCCCTGAACCGCAAAATCTTCACAATCTTCATAAAGATTGGGATGTCCTCCTCCACAAGATCTATAATTAAGTTGTCTCCCACACAGTATTTCACGTTGTTGGTCATAAGAGAGCTACAAACACCAAGCTTCTCATCACCCTGAACATCCTCTGCCTCACTTCTTCCAATCACACCTTTTTGTATCTCCAGTGGTAATGCTCGGAAAGGTACTACCCGTTCACCCTCCGTGTAGTTGTCCTGATGCAGGGAATCCAGCGAAGTCAGTTCCCAGCACTGCCTTAACTGATGCCTCTTGGCAAGGGTGTAGCTGAGATTCTTGAAGTTACACGTGTTGTGGGCTAATCGCTTGAAGTATTGGTGCTTTCCCTCGAATCTCATGCACCACAGCTGTTTCAGTGGCCCAAACTTCAATATCAGTTGTGGATAATGAATGAGAAAGTGTAGTTTTGGAGTGAAAGTCTCTGGGAATACAGACTGGAAGGAGGACAGGAATTCGCCTATCTGAAGGCTTAGAAAAGGGATGATTTTCTTTTGTATGGTGGGTGACAAAATCACATCTCCTGTATCCCTACACTTCAGGTAAATGTCTCAGTGCACCTCACCTTCTGGAATGTAATGTCCAATGAGAAATGGCAAAATCCTGAAGAGGCACCAGACCTGAGCTGCAGACCCTGATAGTGTGTTTTTCTTTAGGACAGAATCTGGAAGTTTCTGAGGGAGGTTAGCCCGTTCATTTCTCCCTATCTTAAATGCATCCAATTCAGAATTTATCTGATTTAATGAGACAATGTGCAAAAAATGTAATGCCTGGATAACTCTGGTAACCACAAGAGGCACCACACCCTCAAGAAAATCGTGCATTAAGTCAGGGGGAAAGTTTTTTGTCACATCAAAGTAGTCCAGCTCAGCGAAAGGGCACTCACTGACCACACCATATGTCTGTTTGGATATTCCAGTACTTTCCCTGAGTGCTTGCAGATGATACTGATGTACCTGAGAAGATCGAATTATTACATCATCTTCATTAACTTGAGACCTTAGGTCTTTGTAGTTGATCATACAAAAGCGACAGATCCGCCCACTGCTAAAGCAGCAGGTGAAACCTGCCAGGCTGTGAGCAGACAAGTTGTCAGCTGAAATAGTGGCAAGGGCGCATTTCAAAACGATGTTCTGACCATTTACACTGACCTGGAGTCCTTGAGTGTACAACAGTTTCAGGTCATTAATCAGGGGCAGCAAGATGTCTCTGTATGAGTACTTCTTTAGAAATTGATTTCTTACAAGTAAGCACAAATGTATATGCCTCAATTGTGATTTGCAGTTAGATTCAAGATTGCCAATCATAAAATAGAAAGCTGCTAATTTGTGAACCGATCTTTTAGACCCCAAGGGGTTTACCACTTCATATTCATCAGTGTACAGATGTAATCTTACAATATTAGGATCTCCAAAAAAGGGGCTCTCACGGAATAATTCTCCATCTGTGTAACTACTTAAAAAATCTGTACTTGGGGCTTGTTCACAGGTTCTTCGATATGATTCAAATATGTCAGGTTTCTCCAACTGAGTCTTCAGAACATCAATGATAGGCACATACTGAAATGTGTCCTCCTTTCCCTGGCTATTGGTTCCAAGAATGTGCTTGACTGGCTCCACTAAGTGTAGATGTTCTTTGCAATATTTGAAAAGTTGATAATCTGACTGAATATAGGCAAACACACTTTCAATAAGTGTCTGATTATTTAGCAAGTTATCCAAGTCTTCCTGGTCCTCTAGTCTAAATCCAGATTTTGTCAAGTGGAATTTtatgatttcaaaataattttgttggAAAAATTTCAAGATGAACTCCAAGCTGGAAACAATGGTATCCTGAGTTGCTTTAGGAAGTAAATGTTTTTCTTGAAGATTTAATATAAAGAGGGCtacatgctgtctcagtcccAATAACACAGTTTCTAAATCAATTCCAAGCAAAGAATTTTGGTTGTTCTCTAGCAGATCATCTTCAGGAACCTCCTCCTCACT encodes the following:
- the LOC127967811 gene encoding sterile alpha motif domain-containing protein 3-like isoform X1, with amino-acid sequence MHSWFMKCYLCFVFFHPQITMVDKWSVDDTCHWLQTINLIDAKESFREQQIDGETLLGLKERMVERLFPVMKHQVTFMKELNKLKNLETEVPQISCTRQEPCENEGSFVAQPWPAVYNLPVFPPELQAALQRKDPGFKKKDKSHIRALLIQVLFDSITKHTWYPNHKMYGDVLGSLITRFPFLKDGSSSGYDTLLECLRNKFKKERIPLVSSSIVLQMKEKYGIKRKCAGQTDSEELGQQQEASSVQ
- the LOC127967811 gene encoding uncharacterized protein LOC127967811 isoform X2; translated protein: MLSNWRTRRSGFLCSQGRRKNFILLTHMCMMIPSILHYTTECSILEQQIDGETLLGLKERMVERLFPVMKHQVTFMKELNKLKNLETEVPQISCTRQEPCENEGSFVAQPWPAVYNLPVFPPELQAALQRKDPGFKKKDKSHIRALLIQVLFDSITKHTWYPNHKMYGDVLGSLITRFPFLKDGSSSGYDTLLECLRNKFKKERIPLVSSSIVLQMKEKYGIKRKCAGQTDSEELGQQQEASSVQ